ATCGATTTAGATGAACTGAATGAAGAGCTGGACATGGACTTGCCAGTGGATCAGAGCTATGAAAGTCTGGGCGGCTTTATTTTTGATCTAATTGGCTCGGTACCTCGAAAAAAGCAAGAGATTGTCTACGGAAATTACAAGTTCATTATTGAAAAAATAGAGCGAAACCGGATCGTGGAGGTACTAATCATCAAAACTGCTCCCAAATTAGACGAGGAGTTTCCAGAAGATTAACAAATCGATCTTTTGTTTGATTGTTCATCTTTTGATGATGCAATAAGAAGGTCAACAACCGAATATCCAATTGCAACGGGTTAAATTATGGCTTCTTTGATGCTGGCTCGATGAGATCAATGATCGATGAGGTCGAAACATAGTTATTTATCCCTGGATTCAACAGGAAAGAAGCCAAAAAATCCTGGAAAAAATCTTGACAAAGTAGAGAAAATTTATTATTATAAGAGGCATTTTGTTTCGACTGGTTCTGCAAGTGGGAGTGGAATTACCAACGATAAACGGAGGATGTTATGACTGAGATGCGGTTTGATACGCGAGATATCTTAAAATCGCCTCGTTATGCATTAAGTCTGCAACGAATTTGGATCCAATTTTTAGGGCTAATCACGGGCTATGTCGGCTATCTTATTTTCACTTATTTAAGTTTCATTGTTGCTGGTGTAGGGCTTGTCAAAGGCTGGAAAAAATATGGCTTGTTGCCTTGCTTATTTCCAGAATCTCCGAATTGGTACAGTCTTATTGTCTATTTCATTGGATTGATTTGGTTGATCGCCATTTATTTGATAACAGCTACTGCGATTTCGCGTGCTACCTATAAGCTTCTTAAAAATGACCATTTTTATACCTGGCTTGACGCAGTCAAATTTGCCCTCAGAAAAGCTGGCTCTGTCATACTTTCTCCAATATCTATTGCCCTCATGGTAGCGTTCATCCTCGCTGGCGGTGCGATCGTCGGCTTGTTGGGCAAAATACCTTTTGTCGGGGAATTCGGCATTACCCTATTTACGCTTATCTGGTTTTTCACTTCATTATTAGTAGTGTTTATGATCATCGTCTTGGCAGTGGCGCTGATTGAAAGTCCTGCGATCATTGCGACCACAGAAGACGATGCATTTGAGGCTGTGTTTCAATCCTTTTCCTTGCTCTGGTCTCAACCTTGGCGTTTGATCTGGTATACCGTGGTGGCCGTAGCTCTTTCAATCTTGGGACTATTGATCGCGGCTTTGTTATCGAAACAAGCATATCTGGTCATGGAGCGCGTGTTTAGCTTCGCAATGGGGGCAAATTTCATTAATATATCCGCTCACGCTATGTATCTGTTGAATGTCTGGCTCTATCACTCAGTATTATGGGCGCGAAACCTGCTGGGCGATCTGGTCGGCTGGTTCTATTTCAGCAAAGACTTCATCCCGTTGCCCTTGCCGCATGGCTATCAATTCGTTGCTTCTTATATTTTTGCGATCTGGATGTTGATTATCGGCTTCATTATCGTTTCGTATGGCTTAAGCAGTTTCAATGTGGGCAACACTGTTGCGTATCTGGTTCTGCGGAAGAAAAAGGATGGCGATAATCTATTAGAACGCAAGGATTCTGAGGAAGAAGAGGAAGAAGAGACGAAACTACCAACTGATCAGGGACAAGCGAGTTCAGAACCGCAACCCCCAGTAGAACAACCTGCTCCTGCGGCTCCGACAGAAAAACCCAAAAAGGAGCGTAAAAAGAAATCCAAAGAATCTGGATCGTAATGTTTCTTAATCTCTGATGGGAGTAATGAAAGCAACTACAAATTTGTTCCCTCATTTTAGGGAGTAATGATTATCGAGATACCATCCTCAACTGCCAATAGAGGGTGGTATTTCTATTTTTGCTTCTGAATAAGTGAATTGATGAGCATGCGAAATCGCCTCCGACTCTTTGATCAAATGAGTGGATTTTTTTCAATCATTTTAAAGATAAATTGTGTGCTGTCCATTAAAATCAATTCGTAGTTGAGCGAAAACTATTAAATCTATAACAAAAATGTCATTCCGAACGAAGTGAGGAATCTGGTTGCTTTGAGATTATTTTGTTTCCGCTAACTGGCCATTGGCGTTAACTTAAGAAAGGAATGTTATTTTGAGCGATCCGCCAACTGATTATTAGCGTCCAAACAGGATATTTTGGTTTCAATGACCGGTGATGCGTTCAGCAGCTCCTGCTAATTTGTCATTCATGCCCGAGTGAATTCGGGCATAAAGTGCAAACTCGTATCGCTTTCAATAGCCGCTTTAATGGTTTTAACATTTTCTGAGCTCAAATTGACGGTAATAGCCAATCGCCGGATGTTCACAATGACAATCTTTGCCCATTCATTCGCTTAGGTTGACGCCAAAGGCCAACTGGCGTATCGAAATGACAGAGAGGTGAGTTTTCGTTCAGGCGCTAATTAGAATAATTGCCGATCAGCTCTTGGTCAAGTAGCTGGAGATCTCGCGCTGAATTTCGTTATCTGATTTATCGGTTTCAAGCAATTGCCATGTTGCGAAATCCGCTTTGCCATTGGAAATCGGCTGGGAGGTCATTTCAAGGCCACCCTGCGTGGGGTGCGTTTTGACTGTCACATACGCCCGAACAATGGCGGCGACCAATGCCTCTGAAAACACCAGCGTGGCTGCTTGTTCGGTTTTCAGGACCAACCGACAATGCTTATGATTTTCAGGGATACCAAATAACATTTGCATGACATTCTGCGTCGATAAATGGATGATATCGTCCATGGGTTTTCTCCTTGCTTACACCAAAATTTATGATTCTCTGGCAAGAAAATATTTCACGAAAAAAGATAAGTTAAATGGGCAAGCGGCAATTCCCCTCAACCTTGCGCTAATGGCTGAAGGAATATATGGTCAAAGCAGGATATGCTTTGGTGAGCTCGCCAGCACCCGATGAATTTTGTGGATAGTGTCGAAATATATCTTCCATTGATGGTGAGAGTTTAGTTCAGACTGATCATTTAGCGTCCAGAAACGTGACAATTGGTAGATAAGATTCCAGCTCAATTTTTGTCAAGAATGTACCCATTTTCATCATCAATTGCAATGCCAAAGCCCAGTTATTTAGCTCTATTTGAAAGCGGAGAGTTAGAAGAACGTGTTCGCTTATTAGCGGAAAAGCTAACGTCGTGCACGTTATGTCCGCGCCGATGTCGGGTAAATCGTTTAAAGGGGGAATTGGGCTATTGCCGAGCCGGGGCAAACTTGATGATTTCAAGCTATTTTCCCCATTTCGGAGAAGAGCGAGAATTGGTCGGCCGGGGTGGCTCAGGAACAATTTTTCTCACCCATTGCAATTTGCGTTGCAGCTTCTGTCAGAATTATGAGATTTCCCATGGAGGAGAGGGGGAGATTGTCTCGGTCCAACGATGCGGCCAAATGATGGTAGCGCTTCAGTATCAGGGGTGCCATAATATCAATTGGGTAACGCCAACCCATTATGCACCACAACTGATCGCCGCGCTGCTCCATGCTATCCGATTAGGACTGCAATTGCCCATAGTTTACAATTGCGGTGGCTATGAATCATTGGAGGTGATTCAGTTATTGGAAGGGATTGTCGATATTTATATGCCTGATGCGAAATTTTCTTCCCCTCACTATGCGAAGCAGTTCGCCGATGCGCCAGATTATTTCGAGGTGCTAAAACTAGTGCTAAAAGAGATGCATCGGCAGGTTGGAGATTTGAAAATCGAAAATGGGATCGCCTATCGGGGGTTGCTCATCCGTCACCTGGTGATGCCCAACGACATTGCCGGTTCAGAAGAAATCCTGAAATTCATTGCTGAAGGGCTTTCGAAGGATAGCTACGTCAATATCATGGCCCAATATCGTCCATGCTATCAAGCTTATGAGATTCCTGGCATTGATCGGCGCATTACGATGGAAGAATATGATCGTGCGGTCCAATTGGCAAAGAAATATGGTTTACATCGAGGATTTTAATGATCCTATATTTTTGAAAAGCCATGTTGCAAAATGGTGTTGTGATCGGTGAGCCATGGGAAAAATCAGCATGCAAAACAAAACAAAGCAAAAGTGCTGAGGGTTTTTAATCAGGGTAATTGTAAGAGTTGCAATTCATCACATGAGACGACATGCCAAATTCGGCGATAAGAAAAGTTCATTACTGCATGACCGAAAACGCACCTTTTTCTGTCATTTCGACCGCAGGAAGAAATCCATGAGTCCACCAGACCCCATGTCACCAGATTCCTCATTTCGTTCGAAATGACATTTATAATTCAAATTGAGTGGATTTTGTTCAAGCATGAATGAACTTCGCTGAAGGACAATCAATTCGATGAGCCGAAATGGTCAAATAGTGCAGCCAATTCTCAAAATGCAGGGGATTACCAAGGAATTCCCAGGGGTGGTAGCACTCAAGTCAGTTGATTTTGAGTTACTTCCTGGAGAGGTCCATGCTCTGGTAGGTGAAAATGGCGCTGGGAAATCGACATTAATCAAGATACTGAGTGGAGCGGTACCCAGAAGTTCTGGCCAAATTTACTTAGATGGTCAATGCGTGGAAATAAACAATCCGTTATACGCCCAGACTTTGGGAATTGCGGTCATCTATCAGGAACTTATGTTGGCGCCAGCGCTCTCTGCAGCGGAAAATATTTTATTGGGAAGATTCCCGAAGAAATGGAAGCTGTTCATCAATAGAAAGCGGCTGCTTTCCATCGGCCAGGAGCTCAGCGCCATGCTCGGGCTGGCGATCGATCTTCGGCTGCCATTAAAGCGATTGACAGTCGCCCAGCAACAATTGGTCGAAGTGGCCAAAGCGCTATCGCTGAATGCTCGGATCATTGTGATGGATGAGCCCTCTGCGGTGTTGACGCCAAAAGAACTTGAGAAATTGTTTGACATCATTGATCGGCTGAGGCAGCAGGGAAAATCGTTCATCTACATTTCTCATCGACTTGATGAAATTTTTCGAATTGCGGATCGGGTGACGGTGTTGAAAGACGGAGTGGTTCAAGGAACAAGGGCGATCTCCGAGGTTACGCGCCAGCAGCTCATTGCAATGATGGTCGGCCGTGATTTAAATGAAACTGTTCATCCGAGGCCAGCACTGGCAGAGGAAGGGGTTGCGCTTGAGGTGAAAGAATTGCGCTGCGCTTCGCTACCCGAACCGATTAGTTTCAAGCTCTACGTCGGGGAGATCCTGGGGGTGGCTGGTCTGGTTGGCTCAGGTCGCTCCGAGTTGATTCGGACGATTTTTGGCGCCGAGCCGAAGCTATCTGGGAAAATCCTGATTGACGGTCATGTTGTAGACATTCGATCGCCTGCCGATGCGGTGAAGTTCGGCCTGGGATTGATCCCAGAGGATCGCAAAGCCCAGGCATTGTTCCATCAGCTACCTGTGGTTCAGAACATCACCATCGCCAATCTCAAACCCTTGGTGCGATTGGGATTCATTCGCAGCCGGCTCGAGGCGCGCAGTGCAAACACGTTGGTGGATCAGCTTAAAATTCGTTTAGCCTCGATCCAGCAGCGGATCGAAAATCTGAGCGGTGGAAATCAGCAGAAAGCGGTTTTGGCGCGCTGGTTAAGTAGCAAAGCCAAAATCATATTGTTCGACGAGCCGACCCGCGGCATTGATGTCGCTTCCAAGGCTCAAATTCACCAATTGATGCGCCAGTTGGCCGCCCAAGGGGTATCGATCATCATGATCTCGTCGGAATTGCCAGAGATCCTTGAGATGAGCGACCGCATCATGGTCCTCCATGATGGTAAAATCACTGGGGTGCTTTCGCGAGAGGAGGCTACTGAGGAAAAAATCATGTCCCTGGCGACTCGATAGATTCTTTGGAGACGGATGACCAGCAGTTTCATCCAATAGTCATTCGCTCATTTCAAAAAAATATTTGAATGTTCCATTAGCAAAAATTCAGATGATATAAACAAATTCGCTAATGATCGAGCATCTGTTTTGATCTGCGTGATCGAAAAGATCAAATTGAACCAGGGATGCAAAAGTTTTTAATTCAATTCAATCGCAACCGCTCGGAATCGCAATGTTGAAAAAATCCCCAATGCCCAGACGGAGTTTATAGATCTTTTTGTGGTTCTTAAAAAATTATCCTGCACTCTGATTGTTTGAAATCAGAGAAGAAAAGTTATCAGTCGACCAATCACTCGATAAAGAATCTTTTTCAATGGAAAAATTGAGAGAATAGCGATGCTCAAATTCATTATGACTTGCGGCTTGCTGGCGCTGATAAGCCGCTCGGCGATGGCCGATCAATGCAGCGTCACTTTCATTGTCACAGTGCCGGACTCACTCCCAACCGATGCCATTTACATCACGGGGAATATGTCGCAATTGGGAAACTGGCAGCCCAATGCGGTGAGAATGGAACAGGTATTACCGAACCGCTACGAGATCACGCTTGCGCTTCCCTGTGGTGCTGAAATAGAGTACAAATTTACGCGTGGCAGTTGGGACAATGAGGAAGTGCTCATCGATGGCACGGTACCTGGGAACAAACAATTAACAGTAAGCCCAAATCTAATTGTTCATCATCTGATCGCCAATTGGCGGGATCGACGGTATCAGGTTGCTGGAGGGATCGTTGGGAAATTGCACTATCACAATCGCTTCTATTCGCAGCAATTGAACAATGATCGCACTGTTGTTGTCTGGTTGCCTCCGAGCTATGATTTCGATCTTGCCAAGCGCTATCCAGTGCTCTATATGCATGATGGACAAAATTTGTTTGATCCGCGCACTTCATTTCTTGGGGTCGATTGGCAAATGGATGAGACCGCCGACAGCCTGATCCGACAAGCGAAAATTGAAGAAATCATTATCGTAGGCATCTTCAATACAGCCGATCGCCGAGAAGAATACGCGGATACGAAAAAGGGCCGGGCTTATATGGAATTTATTGTGAAAGAACTCAAACCTTTCATCGACAGCAACTATCGGACGTTCGCTGATCGGGATCATACTGCGATCATGGGTTCTTCAATGGGCGGTTTGATCTCATTTTATCTGGTGTGGCGTTATCCCCATATTTTTAGCAAGGCGGGTTGTTTGTCCACATCGTTGATGTGGAGAAACGGCGCATTATTGAAAGAAATTGAAAATTTCGCTGGACAAAAGCCTGAAATTAAGATATATTTAGACAGCAGCGGCAAGGGTGCCGAGGGTCGAATGAAAGCGGATTATTTGCGGTTAAAAGATCTATTGCTCAGCAAGGGTTTTGTAGAAGGCCAGGACTTGATATACTATTTCGATGAGCAAGGGGATCATTCGGAGCGCTCCTGGTCCAAACGGGTCTGGCGGCCGCTTGTTTTTCTATTTGGGATTTAGATTATCCATTCTGGCAAAAGCCTCATCTGAGGTTGACCGAACTTCTGAATGATTAGTAACTTTTTTATTAATCCATTTAATCAATCGTGACCATGTCGTGGTACCAAACCATGATGCGGTTGCCTCACCCATTATTAGCGAGGAAAAGATGAACCCAATTTCAGCAGAAATCGTTGAGCGGACCTGGCAAGAAATTGCCACCATGGCCCCAGCAAATTACCCTAAAATCATCAATCAGTTCGCAAAAGAACAACCCTTCATTCTGAGCTATCTCATGTCCGTCGATGAAGACCAGTTCAATGAGGATGAACGGGAGCTTCTATTTTATTTAGGAACCGTGGTTTGGCGGATGATGTCGCAAGGTGATAAACCGCTCCAAAAAGTGAC
The sequence above is drawn from the candidate division KSB1 bacterium genome and encodes:
- a CDS encoding alpha/beta hydrolase-fold protein — encoded protein: MLKFIMTCGLLALISRSAMADQCSVTFIVTVPDSLPTDAIYITGNMSQLGNWQPNAVRMEQVLPNRYEITLALPCGAEIEYKFTRGSWDNEEVLIDGTVPGNKQLTVSPNLIVHHLIANWRDRRYQVAGGIVGKLHYHNRFYSQQLNNDRTVVVWLPPSYDFDLAKRYPVLYMHDGQNLFDPRTSFLGVDWQMDETADSLIRQAKIEEIIIVGIFNTADRREEYADTKKGRAYMEFIVKELKPFIDSNYRTFADRDHTAIMGSSMGGLISFYLVWRYPHIFSKAGCLSTSLMWRNGALLKEIENFAGQKPEIKIYLDSSGKGAEGRMKADYLRLKDLLLSKGFVEGQDLIYYFDEQGDHSERSWSKRVWRPLVFLFGI
- a CDS encoding radical SAM protein, with protein sequence MISSYFPHFGEERELVGRGGSGTIFLTHCNLRCSFCQNYEISHGGEGEIVSVQRCGQMMVALQYQGCHNINWVTPTHYAPQLIAALLHAIRLGLQLPIVYNCGGYESLEVIQLLEGIVDIYMPDAKFSSPHYAKQFADAPDYFEVLKLVLKEMHRQVGDLKIENGIAYRGLLIRHLVMPNDIAGSEEILKFIAEGLSKDSYVNIMAQYRPCYQAYEIPGIDRRITMEEYDRAVQLAKKYGLHRGF
- a CDS encoding sugar ABC transporter ATP-binding protein codes for the protein MSRNGQIVQPILKMQGITKEFPGVVALKSVDFELLPGEVHALVGENGAGKSTLIKILSGAVPRSSGQIYLDGQCVEINNPLYAQTLGIAVIYQELMLAPALSAAENILLGRFPKKWKLFINRKRLLSIGQELSAMLGLAIDLRLPLKRLTVAQQQLVEVAKALSLNARIIVMDEPSAVLTPKELEKLFDIIDRLRQQGKSFIYISHRLDEIFRIADRVTVLKDGVVQGTRAISEVTRQQLIAMMVGRDLNETVHPRPALAEEGVALEVKELRCASLPEPISFKLYVGEILGVAGLVGSGRSELIRTIFGAEPKLSGKILIDGHVVDIRSPADAVKFGLGLIPEDRKAQALFHQLPVVQNITIANLKPLVRLGFIRSRLEARSANTLVDQLKIRLASIQQRIENLSGGNQQKAVLARWLSSKAKIILFDEPTRGIDVASKAQIHQLMRQLAAQGVSIIMISSELPEILEMSDRIMVLHDGKITGVLSREEATEEKIMSLATR